In one window of Leptospira sp. GIMC2001 DNA:
- a CDS encoding 2-dehydropantoate 2-reductase — translation MKKIVVIGSGAVGGFYGGLLASTGNQVTFLLRSDYDYCMRYGLEILSPWGDIKLISTEQFVSDINNRTTYPVDFVQDPKLLPRNIDLIIICIKSTDNSSLGDLLINYLSKKTTLDPETSSDNQSKTKNSNSSVIEPAVLLIQNGIGTEELIYKILPNSRIFAGLAFLCSVRKSQAVIQHIDYGDLTIAEYKPANSMATHNSIDKKNISSVKTNQPHKRNVDSGMDLDTLESMLVKAKIPVTCESNLTLARLKKLIWNVPFNGLSVVYNSQTDDMMNDPKILDLVKKLMSEVQLIAKAMNLEITDSFIADRLERTRKMKPYPTSMKLDFENRRPMEIDAIYGKLIEYGFFYNLEIPNITKLYENLCKLESKSVSNQAN, via the coding sequence ATGAAGAAAATTGTTGTTATCGGGTCGGGTGCTGTCGGTGGGTTTTATGGTGGATTGCTTGCTTCAACTGGCAATCAAGTAACTTTTCTCTTACGTTCCGACTACGATTACTGTATGAGATATGGTTTAGAGATTCTGTCGCCATGGGGAGATATCAAACTCATCTCTACGGAACAATTTGTATCCGATATAAACAATAGAACAACCTATCCTGTTGATTTTGTTCAAGATCCAAAATTGTTACCCAGGAATATAGATCTAATAATCATTTGTATCAAGTCAACCGACAATTCATCGCTAGGCGATCTATTAATCAATTATTTATCTAAAAAAACCACTCTGGATCCAGAAACTAGTTCAGACAATCAATCCAAAACAAAAAATTCGAATTCCTCTGTGATCGAACCCGCAGTTCTTTTGATTCAAAATGGAATCGGAACAGAAGAACTCATCTATAAGATTTTGCCCAATTCAAGAATTTTCGCAGGTTTAGCATTTCTCTGTAGCGTTCGGAAATCTCAAGCTGTCATCCAACATATTGATTATGGGGATCTCACAATCGCTGAATACAAACCAGCAAATTCAATGGCGACCCATAATTCGATTGATAAAAAAAATATATCCTCTGTTAAAACAAATCAACCTCACAAGAGAAATGTTGATTCTGGAATGGATTTGGATACTTTAGAATCGATGTTGGTAAAAGCAAAAATTCCTGTAACTTGTGAATCCAACTTAACTCTCGCTAGACTTAAGAAATTGATTTGGAATGTTCCATTTAATGGACTCAGTGTAGTTTACAATTCTCAGACCGATGATATGATGAATGACCCGAAAATTTTGGACTTGGTTAAAAAATTGATGTCAGAAGTCCAACTGATCGCAAAAGCTATGAACCTCGAAATCACCGACTCCTTTATTGCGGACAGGCTTGAACGAACAAGAAAAATGAAACCCTATCCAACCAGCATGAAATTGGATTTCGAAAATCGTCGTCCTATGGAGATTGATGCAATCTACGGAAAATTAATAGAATACGGTTTTTTTTATAATTTGGAAATACCAAATATTACAAAGTTATATGAAAACCTTTGTAAATTAGAGTCTAAGTCCGTAAGCAATCAAGCAAACTGA
- a CDS encoding radical SAM protein, which translates to MATIQTNTIRQPSSLELLEEMERKYKSIPIEAIVKQDILRQGIHFLPESFKIGKDYKSKDYFIFSFDHTPLADLVDGADTQAPEEIRIQGGHFALKPTVISTRNNANSPYKMKLVDGIPTLFLYETNLGNAAYPPKPAWYRHKTKSGKFPGEIAPVIEWGYLIYLTVFRNCQYFGKEEECAYCDINHNYRQQKGAGRPYTGVKDVEDLIEVLSWIDAEDEVAKVYTITGGSVLTQLKKKNEVDFYLQYPQAIETKFPGRWMGKLVAQAFEKDDCKKFKDSGIQIYHPNYEVWDRELFKKICPGKEAWIGYDTWIRRVVDSAEVFGAENVIPNFVGGVELSQPYGFKTVAEAIRSTGEGLDFFMSKGIVPRFTAWCPEPFTTLGTQAGPPLEYFCELLTVWKETFEKYNLPTPPGYGDPGPGKAVFSVSAFMDVIGYEGRN; encoded by the coding sequence ATGGCAACCATTCAAACTAATACAATCAGACAACCTTCCTCCTTAGAGCTTCTCGAAGAAATGGAACGAAAATATAAATCCATTCCGATCGAAGCAATCGTAAAACAAGATATCTTGAGACAAGGAATTCATTTTCTTCCAGAATCTTTTAAAATTGGTAAGGATTATAAATCTAAAGACTATTTTATTTTCTCATTCGATCATACTCCCCTCGCAGATTTAGTTGATGGTGCCGATACACAAGCTCCAGAAGAAATCCGAATCCAAGGTGGACATTTTGCACTGAAACCTACAGTGATATCGACTCGAAACAATGCTAATTCACCGTATAAGATGAAATTGGTAGATGGAATTCCAACTCTCTTTTTGTATGAAACCAATCTAGGTAACGCAGCTTATCCGCCAAAACCTGCATGGTATCGCCATAAAACAAAGTCTGGAAAATTTCCAGGCGAGATTGCACCGGTCATTGAATGGGGTTATCTTATCTATCTTACAGTTTTTCGAAACTGTCAATATTTTGGAAAAGAAGAAGAATGTGCATACTGTGACATCAATCATAACTACCGACAACAAAAGGGAGCTGGACGACCTTACACTGGAGTCAAGGATGTAGAAGACCTCATCGAAGTTTTGTCATGGATAGATGCTGAAGATGAAGTAGCAAAAGTATACACTATAACCGGCGGTTCAGTCCTAACCCAACTTAAGAAAAAAAATGAAGTAGATTTTTATTTGCAATATCCTCAGGCAATAGAAACTAAATTTCCAGGTCGTTGGATGGGTAAGTTGGTTGCTCAAGCTTTTGAGAAAGACGACTGCAAAAAATTCAAAGATTCAGGAATCCAAATCTATCATCCTAACTATGAAGTATGGGATCGTGAACTATTCAAAAAAATATGTCCTGGCAAAGAAGCATGGATTGGATATGATACATGGATCAGAAGAGTTGTTGATTCTGCAGAAGTATTCGGTGCAGAAAATGTAATTCCGAATTTTGTTGGAGGAGTGGAACTATCTCAACCATATGGTTTCAAAACTGTAGCAGAGGCTATACGATCCACTGGTGAAGGTTTGGATTTTTTTATGTCTAAGGGAATTGTTCCTAGATTTACCGCTTGGTGTCCTGAACCTTTTACTACTTTAGGGACGCAGGCAGGTCCCCCATTGGAATATTTTTGTGAACTTCTCACAGTGTGGAAAGAAACATTTGAGAAATACAATCTCCCGACGCCTCCTGGATATGGAGATCCGGGTCCTGGTAAGGCTGTATTTAGCGTCTCCGCTTTTATGGATGTGATTGGCTATGAGGGAAGAAATTAA
- a CDS encoding PQQ-dependent sugar dehydrogenase gives MRPYLITVLFLSIFATQRIFSQSIELIRVGSGFDQPTEISSIPGNDTDLIVLEKTGKAKLLNLQTGSVRTVIDLSKIVLTSSEQGLLGIAFANDYSKSGKIYLNFIMKRNSEDRTIIAEINQDIFRSTEPILEVDNILKEIAQPYANHNGGCIRMGKDGFLYIGLGDGGSSNDPHGNGQNSKTFLGKLLRIDPKLGKGGMQYQIPKDNPFYKSKEFYPEIYAYGFRNPWKFSFDRETHELFLADVGQNRIEEVNVVRKAGNYGWNIFEGNECFKGNSKCKDLKGAIQPIHTYNHDLGQSITGGYVYRGTTIPSFQGHYVFGDFVSGTIWSLSYQKGKMTDKMLLKTKMNISTFGEDNFGELYLADFSKGEVYKLQNAKKTLK, from the coding sequence ATGAGACCCTATTTAATCACTGTTCTTTTTCTATCTATTTTTGCAACTCAGCGAATTTTCAGTCAATCCATAGAGCTTATTCGTGTGGGATCTGGATTTGATCAGCCCACAGAAATTTCTTCCATTCCAGGCAATGATACTGATCTGATCGTTTTGGAAAAAACAGGCAAAGCAAAACTTCTGAATCTGCAAACGGGTTCTGTTCGCACAGTGATTGATCTTTCCAAAATTGTCCTCACTTCCTCTGAGCAAGGTCTGCTCGGAATTGCTTTTGCGAATGATTACTCGAAATCCGGTAAAATATATCTGAATTTTATCATGAAAAGAAATTCGGAAGATCGCACCATCATTGCCGAGATCAACCAAGATATATTTCGTTCCACAGAACCTATTCTAGAAGTTGATAATATTCTTAAGGAAATAGCTCAGCCTTATGCAAATCACAACGGTGGATGTATTCGGATGGGTAAGGACGGCTTTCTCTATATTGGTTTGGGTGATGGAGGTTCAAGCAATGATCCACATGGTAACGGACAAAATAGCAAAACTTTTCTAGGTAAATTATTGAGAATTGACCCAAAACTTGGTAAGGGTGGAATGCAGTACCAAATTCCCAAAGACAATCCTTTTTACAAAAGCAAAGAATTCTATCCGGAAATTTATGCATATGGCTTCAGAAATCCTTGGAAATTTAGTTTTGATCGAGAGACTCATGAACTATTCCTTGCAGATGTCGGACAAAATCGAATCGAGGAAGTTAACGTTGTTCGGAAAGCTGGGAATTATGGTTGGAATATTTTTGAGGGAAACGAATGCTTTAAAGGCAATTCAAAATGCAAGGATTTGAAAGGTGCAATACAGCCCATTCATACCTACAATCATGATCTTGGGCAGTCCATTACGGGCGGATACGTGTATCGAGGGACAACGATTCCTTCTTTTCAGGGTCATTATGTGTTCGGAGATTTTGTTTCTGGAACAATTTGGAGTCTGAGTTATCAAAAGGGTAAAATGACGGACAAAATGTTACTCAAAACCAAGATGAATATCAGTACTTTTGGTGAGGACAATTTTGGAGAACTCTATTTGGCAGATTTTTCCAAAGGTGAGGTTTACAAGCTTCAAAATGCAAAAAAAACCTTAAAATAA
- a CDS encoding lipoprotein LipL45, producing MKQVPLKVVLIVSALSILTLVCKKPDTDLESSASKGSTISAVIVFSVGDSKVSHADGTEERAQLGASVKTGDTIKTGEKGKVDLQLDNGSSIRIAPSTTLDFAKLAMNASGSSETQLALVSGKVFANVNKAKKDDNFSIVTPTAIAGVRGTSFIVENDAKTNKAKVKVVDGAVAMSSRIPALENLKPEEIEANADYKKLVASIESSSVVLEKGQQASLKSDNKKLVSDIDKLDVSAVSLVVANEKPEMTQSSLTKSEEQELKTIVKVDEATAKELVDLNQKGASSEDATKLAEIEKKRKEIEEKLAGKQEVLKKEFENSLAEKPKTFTNKKDIVSYYERIEKIVLTNGSFEVGAIINQENNTMIVHTELGIKKINLDDVEEVIYDYQSKTKF from the coding sequence ATGAAACAAGTACCATTAAAAGTTGTTCTCATTGTGTCTGCACTTTCGATCCTTACTTTGGTTTGCAAAAAACCAGATACAGATCTAGAAAGTTCAGCTTCCAAAGGTAGCACGATCAGTGCAGTGATTGTTTTCAGTGTGGGAGATTCTAAAGTATCTCACGCAGACGGCACTGAAGAAAGAGCGCAGTTAGGAGCATCAGTCAAGACTGGTGATACCATTAAAACTGGGGAGAAAGGAAAAGTGGATCTGCAACTTGACAATGGATCTTCTATTCGTATTGCTCCATCAACCACTCTTGATTTTGCTAAATTAGCAATGAATGCTTCTGGATCTTCAGAAACTCAACTAGCACTTGTGTCTGGTAAAGTTTTTGCCAATGTGAACAAAGCTAAGAAAGATGATAACTTTTCTATCGTTACACCGACCGCGATTGCGGGTGTTCGTGGAACATCTTTTATTGTTGAGAACGATGCTAAGACCAATAAAGCTAAAGTAAAAGTTGTAGATGGTGCAGTTGCTATGTCATCTAGAATTCCCGCTTTAGAAAATCTTAAACCAGAAGAAATTGAAGCAAATGCAGACTACAAAAAATTAGTAGCATCGATTGAATCTTCTTCAGTTGTTTTAGAAAAGGGGCAACAAGCATCACTTAAGTCAGACAATAAGAAATTGGTTTCTGACATCGACAAGTTAGATGTATCAGCTGTATCATTAGTTGTTGCTAACGAAAAGCCTGAGATGACTCAGTCTAGTCTTACAAAATCGGAAGAACAAGAACTCAAAACGATTGTAAAAGTAGATGAAGCAACAGCAAAAGAACTTGTTGACTTGAACCAAAAAGGCGCTTCATCTGAAGATGCAACTAAACTCGCTGAGATTGAAAAGAAAAGAAAAGAAATCGAAGAGAAGTTAGCTGGTAAACAAGAAGTTCTTAAGAAAGAATTTGAAAATTCTTTAGCTGAGAAACCTAAAACTTTCACTAACAAGAAAGATATAGTTTCTTATTACGAAAGAATTGAAAAAATCGTTCTTACAAATGGAAGTTTTGAGGTTGGTGCAATCATCAATCAAGAAAACAACACAATGATCGTTCACACTGAACTCGGAATTAAGAAAATCAATCTTGATGACGTTGAAGAAGTAATTTACGATTATCAATCCAAAACAAAATTCTAA
- a CDS encoding hemolysin family protein, translating into MLSHPTNNLCQNNCLVSITLPELKDQLMHSDLIITFCLIFFMILLNGIFAGYEIALASVNLGRLKVLSEANVPGSKSALDMKLRMEASLAVVQIGITLAGAIAAATSGVSAKELITPAILNWIDIRESVADFLAIAIVVIPLTSVTIIFAELVPKTIAIKNNEIVCLKLSPFMQVVSYMVYPSILFFEWSTKNIVRLFESKSGDFFSEGDLGLIELKAQANALKANRIINLHQEQIILGASNLSQVTCADIFIPVYEVVSLYVDDDLPGHFVTIHLDPYTRFPVIEEKGNPSSIIGYVNIKEVIFLAKTHPNNPNLREILRPLISMNEDTSIGDAFAKMMREHVHVSLVKDKNQKILGIITLEDILEEVVGDIQDEFDRLPKHLTQLGKSYIVGGGVSLNTVLKTIKMQSDSIYPDNLNMSDWLRSKLQKKIQGGDVFEIDGLKILVRKVKMNRIFEVSISINDSGLHNRYSKQA; encoded by the coding sequence TTGCTTTCACATCCAACAAACAATTTATGCCAGAACAATTGTCTGGTTTCCATAACACTCCCCGAGCTCAAAGATCAATTGATGCATTCTGATCTAATCATCACATTTTGTTTGATTTTCTTCATGATTCTTCTAAATGGAATATTTGCCGGCTATGAAATCGCCTTAGCTTCTGTTAATTTAGGACGACTCAAAGTTCTCAGTGAAGCCAATGTTCCGGGAAGTAAATCTGCCTTGGATATGAAACTTCGGATGGAGGCAAGCCTTGCTGTAGTCCAAATCGGAATTACTCTTGCAGGAGCAATCGCCGCTGCAACCAGCGGAGTGAGTGCTAAAGAATTGATCACACCCGCGATTCTAAATTGGATCGATATTCGAGAATCAGTAGCGGATTTTCTCGCGATTGCGATTGTTGTAATCCCTTTAACATCTGTAACTATAATATTTGCTGAACTTGTGCCAAAGACGATCGCAATAAAAAACAACGAGATAGTTTGCTTGAAGCTAAGCCCATTTATGCAAGTAGTGAGCTATATGGTATATCCGAGCATTCTATTCTTTGAATGGTCTACTAAAAATATTGTGAGATTGTTTGAGTCAAAATCTGGAGATTTTTTTTCGGAGGGTGATCTAGGACTCATTGAATTAAAGGCTCAAGCAAATGCCTTAAAAGCGAATCGAATCATAAATTTACACCAAGAACAAATTATCCTCGGTGCAAGCAATCTTTCTCAAGTAACCTGTGCAGATATTTTTATACCTGTATATGAAGTGGTCTCTCTTTATGTCGATGATGATTTACCTGGACATTTTGTAACCATACACCTAGATCCTTATACAAGATTTCCTGTAATTGAAGAGAAGGGCAATCCAAGTTCTATTATTGGATATGTGAATATTAAAGAGGTGATTTTTCTTGCCAAAACACATCCGAATAATCCTAATTTGCGAGAAATTTTAAGACCATTGATTTCTATGAACGAGGATACAAGTATTGGAGATGCATTTGCAAAAATGATGAGAGAACATGTTCACGTATCCCTCGTCAAAGATAAAAATCAAAAAATTTTGGGAATCATTACCTTAGAAGATATTTTGGAAGAGGTTGTTGGAGACATTCAAGATGAATTTGATCGTCTACCTAAACATTTAACCCAATTGGGGAAGAGTTATATAGTTGGAGGTGGAGTCAGCCTCAATACAGTTTTGAAAACTATAAAAATGCAAAGTGATTCTATATATCCAGATAATTTAAATATGAGTGATTGGTTAAGATCAAAGCTGCAAAAAAAAATTCAGGGTGGAGATGTATTTGAAATAGATGGGCTTAAGATTCTTGTTAGGAAAGTGAAAATGAATCGAATTTTTGAAGTCTCTATATCAATCAATGATTCTGGCTTACATAATAGGTATTCCAAACAAGCTTGA
- the lipA gene encoding lipoyl synthase codes for MNPLKKKARTKSVTPVPDKPNWMKVNLKFPTPNDAVSLVRENVSKGSIHTVCESASCPNLNHCWSRKTATYMIGGDICTRRCKYCDVAFGKPLKLDENEPVDVAESALSLGLRHVVVTSVNRDDLGDGGAEHFARTVEEIRLRLPNCRIEILVPDFKAKRESLDRIYQSRPDIFNHNIETVERLFADITPAKNYNRSMEVLKDAHEHGFRTKSGIILGLGEEEHEVYEALNDLRKNGVSMITIGQYLQPTETHFPIQRYLSPQEFNKYGKYAREIGFLSVASGPLIRSSYHADEQIEQLAD; via the coding sequence ATGAATCCACTCAAAAAGAAAGCCAGAACCAAGTCCGTGACGCCGGTGCCTGATAAACCGAATTGGATGAAGGTTAATTTAAAATTTCCTACACCCAATGATGCAGTATCCCTTGTCCGGGAAAATGTTTCAAAAGGAAGTATTCATACCGTATGCGAATCAGCGTCTTGCCCCAATCTCAATCATTGTTGGTCAAGGAAAACTGCAACCTATATGATCGGAGGAGATATTTGTACGAGACGCTGCAAATACTGTGACGTTGCTTTTGGTAAACCACTCAAACTAGATGAGAATGAACCTGTCGATGTTGCCGAATCAGCTCTATCACTTGGATTAAGACATGTTGTTGTGACATCTGTCAATCGCGATGATTTAGGTGATGGAGGAGCTGAACATTTTGCACGCACAGTAGAAGAGATTCGTCTACGATTGCCTAACTGTAGAATTGAAATTTTGGTTCCTGATTTCAAAGCAAAGCGTGAATCCTTGGATAGAATCTATCAATCTAGACCAGATATATTTAACCACAATATCGAAACAGTCGAACGACTCTTTGCAGATATTACCCCAGCTAAGAATTATAATCGCTCAATGGAAGTATTGAAAGATGCTCATGAACATGGATTTCGAACAAAATCAGGAATTATATTAGGATTGGGTGAAGAAGAACATGAGGTTTATGAGGCCTTAAATGATTTAAGAAAAAATGGAGTGAGCATGATAACGATTGGACAATATCTCCAGCCAACAGAAACACACTTCCCGATTCAAAGGTATCTATCTCCCCAAGAGTTTAACAAATATGGAAAATATGCACGAGAAATTGGTTTTCTTTCGGTTGCATCTGGTCCGCTAATAAGAAGTTCCTACCATGCCGACGAACAAATTGAACAGCTCGCAGATTGA
- a CDS encoding pseudouridine synthase — MRINRFLAGSGITSRRKAEEWIREGRVRVNGNLVVDLGTQINTESDLVTVDNVPFNEHKPVSIDKVIILNKPAGYLTSHSDRFHDKTIFDLLPQEYANFRFAGRLDLESRGVLILSDSGDVIQRLSHPSLGPEKEYIVHTFQKINAQKVDVDFRVGIRDQGETLRAKSVSPITGDTNSFRVVLEEGKKRQLRRMFLKLGGRVSDLYRVRVGNFSLEKINIAEGKWKWIDLNKIIDKAK, encoded by the coding sequence ATGAGAATCAATCGTTTCCTGGCGGGATCGGGAATCACGAGTCGAAGAAAGGCAGAAGAGTGGATTCGCGAAGGAAGGGTTCGAGTCAATGGAAACCTTGTGGTAGATCTTGGTACTCAGATCAATACTGAGTCTGATCTGGTGACTGTGGACAATGTTCCTTTCAATGAACACAAGCCCGTATCAATCGATAAAGTTATCATTCTTAATAAACCTGCAGGCTATCTAACATCTCATTCGGATCGATTCCATGATAAAACTATTTTTGATCTTCTTCCGCAAGAATACGCAAATTTTCGTTTTGCGGGGAGACTGGATTTGGAATCTAGAGGTGTGTTGATCTTGTCGGATTCTGGAGATGTGATTCAAAGATTGAGTCACCCGAGCCTAGGTCCAGAAAAGGAATATATAGTTCATACATTTCAGAAAATCAATGCCCAAAAAGTAGATGTAGATTTTAGAGTTGGAATTCGAGACCAGGGCGAAACCCTTCGAGCTAAATCAGTTTCACCAATTACTGGTGATACAAATTCATTTAGGGTAGTTCTTGAAGAAGGGAAAAAACGTCAATTGAGAAGAATGTTTCTTAAGTTAGGTGGTAGAGTTTCCGATTTGTATCGTGTTCGTGTTGGTAATTTTTCTCTAGAAAAAATCAATATTGCTGAAGGTAAATGGAAATGGATCGACTTAAACAAAATAATCGATAAGGCAAAGTAG
- a CDS encoding DUF1574 domain-containing protein yields MKDKKFLLYPVYFLLVLFIIDKIFLIDFFRKDFIQPGNAMFYFQRNQLQERIKNDPSLEKGNKKLAVALGDSRAYPFSEPGLSEKEKDNWIIYNFSSPQAVPMYSLMRYERLIEDGIVPDLLYVAISPESFDDSKGAIYDPFMRLGMDEKFKKDYWDLIPWSARYDYILGKVFAFYGLKLDFKMLLDRYKYNRMSDYNPEFNEEVMILNLGKGEYLGYATFANNESKLKKDAIRIKNIYLNRFVVDDTQFLFIEKLLALAEKKGTKVFLVWPRVYIDYRESYRELGLDKHWWGKIKSLANEYKAQAIDFNVESSCDIFNDASHQSIQCFTEQMNYIFDRYSELK; encoded by the coding sequence ATGAAAGATAAGAAATTTTTATTATATCCTGTATATTTTCTTCTAGTATTATTTATAATTGATAAAATATTTTTGATAGATTTTTTTCGAAAAGATTTTATCCAACCTGGAAATGCAATGTTTTACTTTCAGAGAAATCAATTGCAAGAGAGAATTAAGAACGATCCCAGCTTAGAAAAAGGCAATAAAAAACTCGCTGTAGCTCTTGGTGATTCCAGAGCCTATCCTTTCTCAGAGCCAGGACTAAGTGAGAAAGAAAAAGACAATTGGATTATATATAATTTTTCAAGTCCGCAAGCTGTTCCCATGTATTCGCTTATGCGTTATGAAAGGCTTATTGAAGATGGGATTGTTCCAGATCTCCTCTATGTTGCTATAAGCCCGGAATCATTTGATGATTCGAAGGGTGCTATCTATGATCCTTTTATGCGACTCGGTATGGATGAAAAATTTAAAAAAGACTATTGGGATTTGATTCCTTGGAGTGCTCGTTATGATTATATACTAGGTAAAGTATTTGCTTTTTATGGACTCAAACTCGACTTCAAAATGTTGTTAGATCGTTATAAATACAATAGAATGTCAGATTACAACCCGGAATTTAATGAGGAAGTTATGATTCTCAATCTTGGGAAAGGTGAATATTTAGGATATGCAACATTTGCGAATAACGAATCAAAGTTAAAAAAAGATGCCATAAGAATTAAGAATATCTATTTAAATCGGTTTGTTGTAGATGATACACAATTTCTATTTATTGAGAAACTACTAGCCTTGGCTGAGAAGAAAGGAACTAAGGTTTTTTTAGTATGGCCTAGAGTTTATATTGATTATCGCGAATCATATCGAGAATTGGGTTTAGATAAGCATTGGTGGGGTAAAATAAAAAGTCTCGCCAACGAATACAAAGCTCAAGCGATTGATTTTAATGTTGAATCATCATGTGATATATTTAATGATGCATCACACCAATCGATTCAATGCTTCACTGAACAGATGAATTATATTTTTGATCGTTATTCAGAATTGAAATAA
- a CDS encoding DUF1574 family protein, producing MPFGLLLFLFIIDKVSLIPSCYKTGRLDNTPIENISDAMRGIYLDKKKNLDSKKEIIILGTSRSDILSFLDNKSIESNPFIDTESKNMLLNYDFETRSIVKASEFLYHLYLFQTIVESGFKPELVIIEVSPESLNTNNPFHADFQFRTNIFPYRFLLELLPVADNTWRKDLYLYTLFPSVYYKFMPEKSLQKFIKGKDYLSENNVIPAYSFFPTTGTLPANHIDFEEFSFPETEYKKRILEYTEYLVSHNILKDFKISESEVAILDLLLAKIQKSKIPVVFWRPRVHSIYKQKQEESGAISADKIIQDKIEAYGYPYINLQNVDTKCNYYTDSSHISARCSPEIMKLVIEASKIQSVSKF from the coding sequence ATGCCATTTGGACTTTTACTTTTTCTATTTATAATAGACAAAGTATCTTTGATTCCGTCCTGCTACAAAACTGGAAGATTAGATAACACTCCCATTGAAAACATAAGCGACGCAATGCGCGGTATATATTTAGATAAGAAAAAAAACTTAGATTCGAAAAAAGAAATCATTATTCTTGGAACGTCTAGATCTGATATATTAAGTTTTCTAGATAATAAGAGTATAGAATCGAATCCTTTTATCGATACGGAATCGAAGAATATGCTCCTTAATTATGATTTCGAAACTCGCTCGATAGTAAAAGCTTCAGAATTCCTTTATCATCTTTACTTGTTTCAAACTATTGTTGAATCAGGATTTAAACCTGAATTAGTTATCATCGAAGTATCTCCTGAAAGTCTCAATACGAATAACCCATTCCATGCGGATTTTCAATTTAGAACCAATATTTTCCCTTATAGATTTCTATTAGAACTGCTTCCAGTAGCTGATAATACTTGGCGAAAAGACTTGTATCTCTATACTTTATTTCCGTCAGTGTATTATAAATTCATGCCAGAAAAATCACTCCAGAAATTCATAAAGGGCAAAGATTATTTATCAGAAAATAATGTAATTCCAGCTTATTCCTTTTTCCCGACAACAGGAACTTTGCCAGCCAATCATATAGACTTTGAAGAGTTCTCCTTTCCTGAGACTGAATACAAAAAGAGAATTCTTGAATACACAGAATATTTAGTATCACATAATATTCTAAAAGATTTCAAAATCTCCGAATCTGAAGTCGCAATATTAGATCTTCTATTAGCTAAAATTCAAAAGTCCAAAATTCCCGTAGTATTCTGGAGACCACGAGTTCATTCAATATACAAGCAAAAACAAGAAGAATCAGGAGCTATATCAGCAGATAAAATTATCCAAGATAAGATTGAAGCCTATGGTTATCCGTATATTAATCTTCAGAACGTAGATACAAAATGTAATTACTATACTGATTCAAGCCATATTTCTGCCAGGTGTTCCCCAGAGATCATGAAATTGGTAATCGAAGCATCAAAAATTCAATCTGTGTCAAAATTCTAA